In a single window of the Massilia oculi genome:
- a CDS encoding efflux RND transporter periplasmic adaptor subunit yields the protein MDQIPPTAVTGAAMDVTLPRRRGRRAARLALAFAAVAAAGALLWKMLPRGLEVELRDVRIASVEAGVFRDEIVVRALAEPLNSIMLDAVESGRVEEVFARDGQVVRKGDLLFRLSNPQRNLELLARQAEHAQQISNLANLQVAQEAVRTDHRRRLDDLEFAFRQVGKQHARNARLARDGFISAVALEESGDKLAQARRALDEESRGMRLEQEVRERALNQMDQAIRGLASGLELVAATVDALAVRAPSDGVLTDFRLLVGQAVRQDQAIGRIDDPNRFKLSAQVDEFYLSRVTPGRGGRITQDSKTYALRVSTVYPQIKEGRFNAELVFTDAQPAVISPGQGMDVQLTLGQSARALLLPNGAFANDGGGAWAFVVTEDGSHAEKRDIELGRRSTTQVEVLSGLAPGDQVVVSGYAGFGKAERLRLTE from the coding sequence ATGGACCAGATACCACCAACCGCCGTCACCGGCGCCGCCATGGACGTGACGTTGCCGCGACGGCGCGGCCGGCGCGCCGCGCGACTTGCGCTGGCCTTTGCCGCCGTCGCCGCTGCCGGCGCGCTGCTGTGGAAGATGCTGCCGCGCGGCCTGGAAGTCGAGCTGCGCGACGTGCGCATCGCCAGCGTCGAAGCCGGCGTGTTCCGCGACGAGATCGTGGTGCGCGCGCTGGCCGAGCCGCTCAATTCGATCATGCTCGATGCGGTCGAATCGGGACGCGTCGAGGAAGTGTTCGCCCGCGACGGCCAGGTGGTCAGGAAAGGCGACCTGCTGTTTCGCCTGTCGAACCCGCAGCGCAACCTGGAACTGCTGGCGCGCCAGGCCGAACACGCGCAGCAGATCTCGAACCTGGCCAACCTGCAGGTGGCGCAAGAGGCGGTGCGGACCGACCACCGGCGCCGCCTGGACGATCTCGAATTCGCATTCAGGCAAGTCGGGAAGCAGCACGCCCGCAACGCCCGGCTGGCGCGGGATGGCTTCATCTCCGCCGTGGCGCTGGAAGAATCGGGCGACAAGCTGGCGCAGGCGCGGCGCGCGCTCGACGAGGAAAGCCGCGGCATGCGACTCGAGCAGGAGGTGCGCGAGCGCGCCCTGAACCAGATGGACCAGGCCATACGCGGCCTGGCCTCGGGCCTGGAGCTGGTGGCCGCGACGGTCGATGCGCTGGCGGTGCGCGCGCCAAGCGACGGCGTGCTGACCGACTTTCGCCTGCTGGTCGGCCAGGCCGTGCGCCAGGACCAGGCCATCGGTCGCATTGACGACCCGAACCGTTTCAAGCTCAGCGCCCAGGTCGACGAGTTCTACCTGAGCCGCGTCACGCCCGGCCGTGGAGGCCGCATCACCCAGGACAGCAAGACTTACGCGCTGCGGGTCAGCACCGTCTACCCGCAGATCAAGGAAGGCCGCTTCAACGCCGAACTGGTATTCACGGATGCCCAGCCGGCGGTAATCAGTCCCGGCCAGGGGATGGACGTGCAACTCACCCTCGGCCAGAGCGCGCGCGCCCTGCTGCTGCCAAACGGCGCTTTCGCCAACGACGGCGGCGGCGCCTGGGCCTTCGTCGTGACGGAAGACGGCAGCCATGCCGAAAAGCGCGACATCGAACTAGGCCGGCGCAGCACGACACAGGTGGAAGTGCTGTCCGGCCTGGCGCCGGGCGACCAGGTCGTCGTGTCCGGCTATGCCGGCTTCGGAAAGGCCGAGCGGCTGCGCCTGACCGAGTAA
- a CDS encoding ABC transporter ATP-binding protein — protein MLKLSNVSKIHTAGEVQTRALDRIDLEIGAGEYVAITGPSGCGKSTLLGVLGLLDVPSSGSFLFDGHDVTGWSEARLNGLRRGMVGFIFQSFNLIEELSVFENVELALEYTGVSGSERRRRVQAMLERLGVAHRSKHRPSQLSGGQQQRVAIARALVAGPAVLLADEPTGNLDSAHGDEVMRLLRTINAEGTTVVMVTHSPAHAAQASRTVRLLDGRIVVDALQAA, from the coding sequence ATGCTCAAGCTGTCAAACGTCAGCAAGATCCACACGGCGGGCGAAGTCCAGACCCGCGCCCTCGACCGCATCGACCTCGAGATCGGCGCCGGCGAATACGTCGCCATCACCGGGCCTTCCGGCTGCGGCAAGTCGACCCTGCTGGGGGTTCTTGGCCTGCTCGACGTGCCCAGTTCCGGCAGCTTCCTGTTCGACGGCCACGACGTCACTGGCTGGAGCGAGGCGCGCCTGAACGGCCTGCGGCGCGGCATGGTCGGCTTCATCTTCCAGAGCTTCAACCTGATCGAGGAACTGAGCGTGTTCGAGAACGTCGAACTGGCGCTCGAGTACACCGGCGTGTCGGGGAGCGAACGGCGCCGCCGCGTGCAGGCCATGCTCGAACGCCTGGGCGTGGCGCATCGCAGCAAGCACCGGCCGTCGCAGCTCTCGGGCGGCCAGCAACAGCGGGTGGCGATCGCGCGCGCCCTGGTGGCCGGGCCGGCCGTCCTGCTGGCCGACGAGCCTACCGGCAATCTCGATTCCGCCCACGGCGACGAGGTAATGCGCCTGCTGCGCACCATCAATGCCGAAGGCACGACCGTGGTGATGGTCACCCACTCGCCCGCGCACGCGGCCCAGGCCTCGCGCACCGTGCGCCTGCTGGACGGGCGCATCGTGGTCGATGCGCTGCAGGCCGCGTGA